The following are encoded in a window of Suncus etruscus isolate mSunEtr1 chromosome 16, mSunEtr1.pri.cur, whole genome shotgun sequence genomic DNA:
- the STBD1 gene encoding starch-binding domain-containing protein 1 has product MGAVWSALLVGGGLAGALFAWLLRDQGKGRSGMEKDAPPGEAKTPGGCDQGESPPLSPGRFKRELDTKADYFQRGSEHLGSEPQESAKLQGPSEEICENSKDHVPLGWFPGTVWLAGSETGNSRSFLDVSRNGNLDSPLGEWGFLKGQDTSDKAAPCFVEKLPNVLMDKAETAASLARLDSQELTDHEDWEVVSRHSSWGEIGLGGSLEAFVLSPPEGMEYGRDILVEVKNQAEEVKTEKAIAASSESQLVRIRFQTHYIPSTDVQAIAVTGDHESLGKWNTYIPLQYRQEGLWSHSMLLPADTGVEWKFVVVENGQITRWEECSNRFLETGSKDKVVHKWWGFH; this is encoded by the exons ATGGGCGCCGTCTGGTCCGCCCTGCTGGTCGGAGGGGGTCTGGCCGGGGCGCTTTTCGCGTGGCTGCTGCGGGACCAGGGAAAGGGGCGCTCAGGGATGGAAAAGGATGCCCCCCCTGGGGAGGCTAAGACGCCTGGAGGCTGTGACCAGGGTGAGTCGCCCCCACTAAGCCCAGGACGTTTCAAGAGAGAGCTGGACACCAAAGCAG acTATTTTCAAAGAGGGAGTGAACATTTGGGTTCAGAGCCCCAAGAATCTGCTAAACTACAGGGTCCTTCTGAAGAAATCTGTGAGAATTCCAAAGATCATGTTCCCTTGGGATGGTTCCCAGGTACCGTCTGGCTAGCTGGCTCAGAGACTGGTAACTCTAGGAGTTTCTTGGATGTCTCAAGAAATGGAAACCTGGACTCTCCTCTAGGAGAATGGGGATTCCTCAAAGGACAAGATACATCTGATAAAGCAGCGCCATGTTTTGTTGAGAAGTTGCCTAATGTGCTCATGGACAAAGCAGAAACTGCAGCAAGTTTGGCACGGCTGGACAGTCAGGAGCTGACTGACCATGAGGACTGGGAAGTGGTGTCACGCCACTCATCTTGGGGAGAGATTGGCTTGGGTGGTAGTCTTGAGGCTTTTGTATTAAGCCCTCCTGAGGGAATGGAGTATGGCAGAGACATTCTTGTGGAAGTAAAAAATCAAGCTGAGGAAGTGAAAACAGAAAAGGCAATAGCTGCGTCTTCAGAGTCTCAGCTAGTTAGAATCAGATTCCAGACCCATTATATCCCCAGCACTGATGTGCAAGCCATCGCAGTAACTGGAGACCATGAGAGTCTCGGAAAATGGAACACATACATCCCACTCCAATATAGGCAGGAAGGGCTCTGGTCTCATTCTATGTTGCTGCCAGCAGACACCGGGGTGGAGTGGAAGTTTGTGGTGGTAGAGAACGGGCAAATTACCCGCTGGGAAGAATGCAGCAATCGGTTCTTGGAGACTGGCTCTAAGGATAAAGTAGTTCACAAGTGGTGGGGTTTTCActga